From Antennarius striatus isolate MH-2024 chromosome 9, ASM4005453v1, whole genome shotgun sequence, one genomic window encodes:
- the LOC137601847 gene encoding myelin-associated glycoprotein-like isoform X2 encodes MNSSKLILCFLCFRFKVTQTEASSWTIEMPSSIEGLLGSCVVIPCSFNFPHSGNKALTKFTGMWIDVKHHLAYHPVESKILQQYQNRTLLLGDFRQKSCSLMIDPLEPKDEGPFHFRIEIAGYDNYTYKQKIFIKMISELHPIAFTLKEVIEGQTESASCSVSHTCPTSPPVFTWSLLGQTQFQSEQLEDGRWRATSVLYFHPTRADDNKALQCTVTYRGGMNQKAFKIIKVEYAPEIKAASSCSTKENMTECVCIVESKPPSTVHFVLFGKVLLNTKIEKLDSVTIGTIKAELGSYKFVLCVANNTQGNASLTLFLPNSKMLSLYVIITGAAVVVLMLLIAVGVVKICRRKSGAPSALHISNRSGNKDLELPPHTTKKRQRKSWEDVNCDSIYANYPAYGNIKIEWEDAIYSNIQSQ; translated from the exons ATGAATTCTTCAAAACTGATcctttgttttttgtgctttaGATTTAAAG TGACTCAAACTGAAGCTTCATCTTGGACAATTGAAATGCCTTCCTCAATTGAAGGTCTTCTTGGATCCTGTGTGGTGATCCCCTGCTCATTTAATTTCCCACACTCAGGCAACAAAGCTCTCACTAAGTTCACTGGGATGTGGATCGATGTGAAGCACCACCTTGCATATCATCCAGTTGAGTCTAAAATTCTGCAGCAGTACCAGAACCGGACATTGCTGCTGGGTGATTTCAGACAGAAGAGTTGTTCACTAATGATTGATCCTCTTGAACCAAAGGATGAAGGGCCTTTTCATTTCAGGATTGAAATAGCAGGCTATGACAACtatacatacaaacagaaaatcTTTATTAAAATGATAA GTGAATTACATCCCATCGCGTTCACTTTGAAAGAGGTAATAGAGGGTCAGACCGAATCTGCATCCTGCTCTGTGTCTCACACCTGCCCCACCTCTCCTCCTGTTTTCACCTGGAGTCTCTTAGGACAGACACAGTTCCAGTCAGAGCAACTTGAAGATGGGCGATGGAGAGCAACGTCTGTCCTGTACTTTCACCCGACAAGAGCAGACGACAACAAGGCCCTGCAGTGCACCGTAACATACAGGGGAGGAATGAACCAAAAAGCATTCAAGATCATCAAAGTAGAAT ATGCCCCTGAGATTAAAGCAGCATCTTCCTGCTCCACAAAGGAAAATATGActgagtgtgtttgcattgtGGAATCCAAACCTCCCAGCACAgttcattttgtgctttttggtAAAGTCCTGCTAAACACCAAGATAGAGAAACTTGACTCTGTAACGATTGGGACAATAAAGGCAGAGTTGGGATCCTACAAGTTTGTCCTCTGTGTCGCTAACAACACACAAGGCAATGCCAGCCTCACTCTCTTTTTACCTAACA GTAAGATGCTGAGTCTTTATGTTATCATCACGGGTGCAGCAGTTGTGgttttaatgcttttaataGCAGTGGGAGTTGTTAAAATTTG TAGGAGGAAGTCTGGAGCCCCATCAGCGTTACACATAAGCAACAGGAGTGGAAACAAAGACCTGGAGCTCCCTCCTCATACTACAAAGAAAAG ACAACGCAAGAGCTGGGAAGATGTGAACTGCGACAGCATTTATGCCAATTATCCTGCATATGGTAATATAAAG ATTGAATGGGAAGATGCCATATATTCCAATATTCAAAGCCAATGA
- the smg9 gene encoding nonsense-mediated mRNA decay factor SMG9 produces MSESGHSQSGIYGQVRRRRRRRDRDGLPGQNLSGPSRDREYQPRERRDGSEDPPGPVIQKTPIILAKPPGERAKPSQNPHVSGVAVLEKPIMLMKARDEGGKPGTPPEVASQPSGPGSSKMEKEGQRPTQPVYQIQNRGMGASASSSNVDPMVGQSKLLPPEKMKHSIKLVDDQMNWCDSAMEYLRDQTDMLVVGVIGLQGAGKSTILSLLSANTPEEDQRGYVFRAQTQEIKERGGNQSTGIDFFITQERVIFLDTQPILSPSILDHLINNDRKLPPEYNLPHFYVEMQSLQIAAFLFTVCHVVIVVQDWFTDLNLYRFLQTAEMLKPSTPSASHDSSGSSGSDDGAEYYPHIVFIQNKARRDDFCPRNLKDMHMIMDKLMAHSHLKYKGTLSMLDCNIFPGLGQDYLATEVNMFLLPVQENDGEDNLTKAGVGTYPLFSLLPGYRGHPAFSTMVSKLRGQILAMPRCQLSHTILTEKNWFHYAARIWDGVKKSSALSEYSRLLS; encoded by the exons ATGTCAGAGTCCGGCCACAGCCAGTCGGGAATATACGGCCAAGTACGCAGGAGGAGGCGACGCCGTGACAGAGATGGGCTTCCTGGTCAGAATTTGTCTGGACCCAGTCGGGATCGAGAATATCAACCGAGAGAACGAAGG GATGGGAGTGAAGATCCCCCTGGCCCAGTCATTCAGAAGACCCCCATCATTCTCGCAAAACCCCCAGGAGAGAGA GCCAAGCCCTCACAGAATCCACATGTCAGTGGAGTTGCAGTTCTGGAAAAGCCCATTATGCTAATGAAGGcaagggatgaaggagggaagCCAGGGACGCCTCCAGAGGTGGCCTCTCAGCCCTCCGGTCCTGGATCTTCCAAGATGGAGAAGGAAGGACAGCGTCCTACTCAGCCTGTATACCAGATCCAGAACAGGGGGATGGGTGCTTCTGCATCAAGCAGCAATGTGGATC CCATGGTTGGCCAGTCTAAACTTCTTCCTCCAGAGAAGATGAAGCATAGCATAAAACTAGTGGATGATCAGATGAATTGGTGTGACAGTGCTATGGAG TATCTTAGGGACCAAACAGACATGCTGGTGGTGGGAGTCATTGGTCTTCAGGGAGCTGGGAAATCTACAATTTTGTCATTATTATCTGCAAACACCCCCGAGGAAGATCAGAG GGGTTATGTATTCAGGGCCCAGACTCAAGAAATCAAGGAAAGGGGAGGAAACCAGAGCACAGGCATTGATTTCTTTATTACGCAGGAGAGAGTCATCTTCCTGGATACACAG CCAATTCTCAGCCCGTCTATTCTTGATCACCTCATCAACAACGATCGGAAGTTGCCTCCTGAGTACAACCTTCCTCATTTTTATGTTGAGATGCAG TCTCTTCAGATTGCTGCATTCCTCTTTACTGTGTGCCATGTGGTCATTGTGGTTCAAGACTGGTTCACCGACTTAAACCTTTACAG GTTTCTTCAGACTGCAGAGATGCTGAAACCCTCCACTCCATCTGCAAGCCATGACAGCTCTGGGTCTTCAGGCAGTGACGATGGGGCAGAGTATTACCCTCACATAg TGTTCATTCAAAATAAAGCCAGAAGGGATGATTTCTGCCCCAGGAATCTGAAAGATATGCACATGATCATGGATAAATTAATGGCCCACTCTCATCTCAAATACAAAg GAACATTGTCCATGTTGGACTGCAATATTTTCCCTGGCTTGGGGCAAGACTATCTGGCTACTGAAGTCAACATGTTTCTCCTTCCTGTACAGGAGAATGATGGCGAGGATAATCTCACTAAAGCAG GAGTGGGAACATATCCGTTGTTCTCCCTGCTTCCGGGATACAGAGGACATCCTGCCTTCTCCACCATGGTTTCAAAGCTCCGCGGTCAAATTCTGGCCATGCCTCGCTGTCAGCTGTCCCACACCATCCTCACTGAAAAGAACTG gttTCACTATGCGGCACGAATCTGGGATGGGGTGAAGAAGTCCTCCGCCCTCTCTGAATATAGCCGTCTGCTCTCCTGA
- the LOC137602009 gene encoding urokinase plasminogen activator surface receptor-like isoform X2, producing the protein MSFNGFSVWSIENRYIFGEKVADFNIRSCVGAEHCNEGTVNFGIIKTTITSKCCTSNLCNVQPVPEPNSTVPNGKKCYYCNGQTCTETQNCEGNEDLCISATVSIGGENMIVKGCASSQMCSNVNIGNIKPTTVGQISCCQGNFCNSASSTSSSLLLLVVPLVSSAVLY; encoded by the exons ATGTCCTTCAATGGGTTTTCAGTGTGGAGTATTGAGAATCGCTACATAT TTGGTGAAAAAGTCGCTGATTTCAACATTAGGTCTTGTGTTGGGGCTGAGCATTGTAACGAGGGCACAGTCAACTTTGGAATTATAAAAACTACAATTACCAGCAAGTGTTGCACCTCCAATCTCTGCAACGTTCAACCTGTCCCTG AGCCCAACAGCACCGTTCCCAATGGTAAAAAGTGCTACTACTGCAATGGACAAACATGCACTGAAACTCAAAACTGCGAGGGTAATGAAGACCTCTGCATTTCAGCAACAG TGTCTATAGGGGGTGAAAATATGATAGTGAAAGGCTGTGCATCAAGCCAGATGTGTTCAAATGTGAACATTGGAAATATCAAACCAACCACTGTAGGGCAAATCAGCTGCTGTCAGGGAAACTTCTGCAACAGTGCCAGCAGCACAAGTTCTAGTCTCCTGCTCCTGGTGGTGCCGCTGGTCTCTTCAGCCGTTCTCTATTAG
- the LOC137601847 gene encoding myelin-associated glycoprotein-like isoform X1: protein MNSSKLILCFLCFRFKVTQTEASSWTIEMPSSIEGLLGSCVVIPCSFNFPHSGNKALTKFTGMWIDVKHHLAYHPVESKILQQYQNRTLLLGDFRQKSCSLMIDPLEPKDEGPFHFRIEIAGYDNYTYKQKIFIKMISELHPIAFTLKEVIEGQTESASCSVSHTCPTSPPVFTWSLLGQTQFQSEQLEDGRWRATSVLYFHPTRADDNKALQCTVTYRGGMNQKAFKIIKVEYAPEIKAASSCSTKENMTECVCIVESKPPSTVHFVLFGKVLLNTKIEKLDSVTIGTIKAELGSYKFVLCVANNTQGNASLTLFLPNSKMLSLYVIITGAAVVVLMLLIAVGVVKICRRKSGAPSALHISNRSGNKDLELPPHTTKKRQRKSWEDVNCDSIYANYPAYGNIKVCKIITNHILCPSIKEWKVLFLFSIQIEWEDAIYSNIQSQ from the exons ATGAATTCTTCAAAACTGATcctttgttttttgtgctttaGATTTAAAG TGACTCAAACTGAAGCTTCATCTTGGACAATTGAAATGCCTTCCTCAATTGAAGGTCTTCTTGGATCCTGTGTGGTGATCCCCTGCTCATTTAATTTCCCACACTCAGGCAACAAAGCTCTCACTAAGTTCACTGGGATGTGGATCGATGTGAAGCACCACCTTGCATATCATCCAGTTGAGTCTAAAATTCTGCAGCAGTACCAGAACCGGACATTGCTGCTGGGTGATTTCAGACAGAAGAGTTGTTCACTAATGATTGATCCTCTTGAACCAAAGGATGAAGGGCCTTTTCATTTCAGGATTGAAATAGCAGGCTATGACAACtatacatacaaacagaaaatcTTTATTAAAATGATAA GTGAATTACATCCCATCGCGTTCACTTTGAAAGAGGTAATAGAGGGTCAGACCGAATCTGCATCCTGCTCTGTGTCTCACACCTGCCCCACCTCTCCTCCTGTTTTCACCTGGAGTCTCTTAGGACAGACACAGTTCCAGTCAGAGCAACTTGAAGATGGGCGATGGAGAGCAACGTCTGTCCTGTACTTTCACCCGACAAGAGCAGACGACAACAAGGCCCTGCAGTGCACCGTAACATACAGGGGAGGAATGAACCAAAAAGCATTCAAGATCATCAAAGTAGAAT ATGCCCCTGAGATTAAAGCAGCATCTTCCTGCTCCACAAAGGAAAATATGActgagtgtgtttgcattgtGGAATCCAAACCTCCCAGCACAgttcattttgtgctttttggtAAAGTCCTGCTAAACACCAAGATAGAGAAACTTGACTCTGTAACGATTGGGACAATAAAGGCAGAGTTGGGATCCTACAAGTTTGTCCTCTGTGTCGCTAACAACACACAAGGCAATGCCAGCCTCACTCTCTTTTTACCTAACA GTAAGATGCTGAGTCTTTATGTTATCATCACGGGTGCAGCAGTTGTGgttttaatgcttttaataGCAGTGGGAGTTGTTAAAATTTG TAGGAGGAAGTCTGGAGCCCCATCAGCGTTACACATAAGCAACAGGAGTGGAAACAAAGACCTGGAGCTCCCTCCTCATACTACAAAGAAAAG ACAACGCAAGAGCTGGGAAGATGTGAACTGCGACAGCATTTATGCCAATTATCCTGCATATGGTAATATAAAGGTATGTAAAATTATTACTAATCATATTTTATGTCCAAGCATCAAAGAATGGAAggtgttgttcttgttttctaTACAGATTGAATGGGAAGATGCCATATATTCCAATATTCAAAGCCAATGA
- the LOC137602009 gene encoding urokinase plasminogen activator surface receptor-like isoform X1 gives MHLLILVFGILLLPKATTLKCYECHSSETCKGTEKECPSMGFQCGVLRIATYVVGEKVADFNIRSCVGAEHCNEGTVNFGIIKTTITSKCCTSNLCNVQPVPEPNSTVPNGKKCYYCNGQTCTETQNCEGNEDLCISATVSIGGENMIVKGCASSQMCSNVNIGNIKPTTVGQISCCQGNFCNSASSTSSSLLLLVVPLVSSAVLY, from the exons ATGCATCTTCTGATTCTGGTCTTTGGAATTCTTCTTCTACCTAAAG CTACCACTCTGAAATGTTATGAGTGTCACAGCTCAGAAACCTGCAAAGGCACAGAGAAAGAATGTCCTTCAATGGGTTTTCAGTGTGGAGTATTGAGAATCGCTACATATGTAG TTGGTGAAAAAGTCGCTGATTTCAACATTAGGTCTTGTGTTGGGGCTGAGCATTGTAACGAGGGCACAGTCAACTTTGGAATTATAAAAACTACAATTACCAGCAAGTGTTGCACCTCCAATCTCTGCAACGTTCAACCTGTCCCTG AGCCCAACAGCACCGTTCCCAATGGTAAAAAGTGCTACTACTGCAATGGACAAACATGCACTGAAACTCAAAACTGCGAGGGTAATGAAGACCTCTGCATTTCAGCAACAG TGTCTATAGGGGGTGAAAATATGATAGTGAAAGGCTGTGCATCAAGCCAGATGTGTTCAAATGTGAACATTGGAAATATCAAACCAACCACTGTAGGGCAAATCAGCTGCTGTCAGGGAAACTTCTGCAACAGTGCCAGCAGCACAAGTTCTAGTCTCCTGCTCCTGGTGGTGCCGCTGGTCTCTTCAGCCGTTCTCTATTAG